The following is a genomic window from Paenibacillus sp. FSL R5-0766.
CGTGGTGAAGTTCAATATACGGAATCAGATCCGCGAAGCGATCGTTCGTGATCACCATTTTTTTGCCCCAGGTGACATGTCCTTTGATCGTTTCCCATTCTTCTGCGGTGAGCTTGTCCTTTTTGTTCAGAATGGACCATGGAATCTCCAGTTTGCCGATGTCATGAATCAGTGCTCCCAGCACAAAACGACGTTTCTCCGCATTGTCCAGTGTGAGCAATTCACTGATATCGAGTGCATATTTGTAGACCCGTTTGGAATGTTTAAACGTATCCATATCCTTGTATCTGAACAAATTAAGCTGCTGCTCGATGTCACGAACGTCCTGTACCAGATCAATCTCGTGTTCCATGCCATCATTGCTGCCGTGGCGGTGTACGTTGTTCTTGCCCTGTTTCTTCGCATAATACAGTGCTTTATCCGCCTGATCCACAAGCTGGGATTTGTTATACATATCCACCTGATAGGGCGCGACGCCAGCAGAGAAGGAGAGACAACCGTGTGGAAACACTTCAACGCCTTCAAACGGCGTGTCGTTCAGTTGTTTACGCAGCTTGTTCATGAACCTGTAGGATTCGTCCAACTCCATGCCTGGCATGAGCAAAGTGAACTCTTCCCCTCCATAACGAAAGGCGGTAACAGGTGTGCCTTCCGTCTTTCGCATCAGAAAATCCCCCAGCAGGGCCAGCAGACTGTCACCTTGAAGGTGGCCAAACCGATCGTTATACTTTTTGAAATCATCGATATCAATAAGTCCCAGACAGAGCGGGGTTCCCTGCGTTCGAGCGGTAGTCAGTTCATTTTCCAACATACTCTCAAAATAGCTATGGTTGAACAGACCCGTACGTTGATCCGTGTTAGCTTTCTCCTCAATGGTCTGATACATCACAAACAACTGCCTGAATGCGTGGGACAGAAGAATGCTGAGACTCAGATACAACAACAGGCCAAGTACGCCATTGTGCACAACCAGAATTGTCAGGACCAGCGCCAGAATCAGCGTACATAAATAAACCAGCAGCGATTCCGTAACGAATGCCCGCTTCATCTGCTGTAATGCATCCTTTGTTGAGAAATGAAAGAATAAGCCAAGTGTGATCGTGTTGATGATGAAGTAGGCTGCGAGCGCTGCAAAATAAGGAATCAGGTTATAGCCGTCCAGAGTTCCCGATTGCCCGCCAGTCCACTCAAACACGGCAGCTGCTCCCGTAATCATGATACTGTAGATGCTGAAATTGACAATGTGTTTCCACCAGGTGAGCTTGCGCTCTTTGATTAACAAGATGATGGAGACAGGTAGCAGTACAGACAGACTGAAAGCTCCGCCAAACATGAATATACAGGCAAGGTATACCGATGAATCCATGGATTGCTGATTGCCTTTGGGTGGAATCTGGAACGTGAAATAATCCAGAATTAACGCCGCACCCAGCATGGTGTAGACCATGACCCAATCCGCCGTGGTTAGATGAAGGTAAGACCATTTATTCATGTACAGAAAAACACCGATCCCGGTACAACTAAGCAAAATAACATACAGACTGCTTCGATCTGCCTTATGGATAAGGTTACGAATAAAGTTCATAAAAAATCTCCTGCTTGAGTTTAGTCTAATCTTGATGTGTATATAGTTGGTGTTCTTCTATAGGGATATACTATATAGATGTATAACATACCAAGTTGCCTGCCAAAAATCCAGACAGAAAAAACAGGCCGCTGGCAGCCTGTTTGTCTTGTTTGGCGGTATGGATACTAGCCGCCCAGCTTGTATCCCGAAGTTAATGCTACAACGACAGAAGCCACGATGATTGCGTTGATGACAATGCGGGAATATTTCACACCTTCAAATTTTTTCATGGAGAAGACCTCCCTTCCTTGGAGTCTACCTGGTTCTCATTAAGCCTGATGAGTTTTAGCAGGTTGCACAGCCTTTTTGTCCCGATTCACCATCATGTATTGGATAAAAAGGAATATGCCAACGTTCATGACCACATCACCGATACTGATCACCTGAGTCCGTGGATAAGGACTGGAGAGTGGGATGATATCACCGAGAAAAGGCAGATTTGTAGATGCATCCATCATAAAATGCTTTGATACGGCGCCGCCTTCCCTGAGCATGTCTACATAATAGGGACCCAGTACAGCGGAGGCTTCCACAGAAACAGGCATGCGCCCACCATTTACAGCCATAACGGCAAAATTGAGAAATACCCCAATCCAGATGAGCATGAAACCGGTATGGTGTCTGTTGAGCCACAGGAAAGCAAGCCCTGTAATGTAGACGGCAGCAAAGAGATATCCATTAATGGATGCCACCCATTCGAATCGTTCCTGGAGATAGAAAATAAAGAACTGGATTAGTAACAATACAGGGAAAATCCAGCCGCTTCGCAGCTTGAGTGCTGCAAACTGGTTGAGCCCATGCCGCAACCCGCCCCGAAAAAATCCAACGATCAAGCCTAGTAGAATACCGTCATATACCATGGAGTAACTCCTGTTCGTGCGGAGATATGCAATATGATTGCGTGTTTGTGTACATAAAGGATTCGACCTTATATTGGTAAATCCTGCATGAGAAAAATGATTTTGTAGAAGAAATTTGCAAAATGCTGAACAAAAACCAGCTAATGTTTGTCAAGCATTTCAGGTTGGATGAGTTTTCTTTTCATGTTATACTTTTTTCGACCAATGCAAATAACCTCCACTGCAATGGAGGTTTTGGTTAAATATGGATTAAACTTGGTAGGGCTGGCCCTTCTGCAAGATGGCGAAAATGTGATGCAACAGCTTGTTTGCGCAGGCGATCACAGCCACCTTGTAGGGCTTGCCCTCGTTTCTTTTTTTCTCGTAGTACGAACGGATTCTTGCATTCGCATTCTTTCGCATTCCACATTGCACCGCTAAATATAGCGAACGTCTGAGCCTTTTAGAACCTCGTTTCGTGATTCGTGTACTTGTCGCTGTGAACTTTCCTGAACTGAAAATCCCGGGGTCAAGGCCCGCAAACGCCACAAGTTGCTTCGCATCACTAAACTGTTTCACATCACCTAGTTCAGCTACAATGGCTGCGGCCAGTTTCGTTCCAATTCCCGGGATACTTCTCACCAGTTCGACTTCGGGCAGATTTTCTGCGAGTTCCTCCATTTGTTTTTCGAGTTCCTCCAGTTGCTGAATCATCGTCAACAATAAAGAGACCATTCCGAGCAGTGCCTTGCTTTGAGCGGGGCTACGCCGAATTCCTCTCCATTCATCCAGTACTTCCTCCAGTTTTCTCGCTTTTTCATGGGCCCATCGCTTGGAATGGGATCGTCCCGAATTACCCTGAATGACTTCATTCCAATTCGCCACACTTCCCTCCAAACAATGAGACAGCACCGTCAATGATGTGGTTGAAAACACATTGTAAAATATCTGCTCATACGCCGGAAACACTTGCTCCAGCAAGGCTCTGCTGTTCAGCTTCGCCTGCACAAAGATTCCCGTGACAAACTCATGCTGCCGAGTCAAATGCTGTAGCTCTGTAAACGTCTCATCCCAATTTCGATGTGGCTTCACGTCGCCGCGATAGTACATCTCTGCCAGATGCCAAGCATCTGCAGCATCTGTTTTAACTTTGCGTAACTGCGTTCCCTTGGCTCGCTTGGATTGCAAGGGATTCACAATGTAGTAGGTGTAGCCACTCCGATTCAGACAGGACACCAAGGCACGATGGTAATGCCCAGTCGCTTCCAAAACAACCACAGGAGCAACACCCGTTTCGGCTTGAAGGGCCCCTAACATCTCCGTGAATTGTTCGAATCCACTCGCAGCATGCTCAATGACGATAGCTTTGCCAACGGGTTCATTTCGTTTTTGAAACGCCTGTATCACACTTGAACCTTTAGCGACATCTACACCAACAACAGGTTCCATATGCTCACTCCTTATCTTTTGTTTCGCCGGTCCTTTCCACGATGGTTCCAAACCCATAGCTTCGCTTGTTATACGGGGTCAACTGCCCCTACCAGCCCAAACATGGTCTTTTGGAGGTCGTGGGAGAACTGTTTTTGTTACGAGGTCCTAGCCCCTAAAACCGCCACGTTCTCCCGGCTTCCCCCATCGTAAAACGACCACAAAAAAAGGCCAACCAGTAATTACTGGCTAACCTGATAATACGAAAACCGCCTTTACGAATCTAGGGGTCGAAACCCCTGTAAAATTCGGTAAAGGACGGCTGCTTATGGTGCCAAAATACGAGCTTTAATTCGGTTGGAGACGGCATTTATTTTATTCGGATCCACCGTTCAGATAGTTGAAGAAAGGCTGATCCACCCAGAAGTCATACGTCGTAATGTCCGCATCAGGTGCCAACTTCAGGAAACCTTCCCGAATGGATTTGGCATTCTCTTTCAGAGAGAAGGACTGAGCATAGTAATTGCCAAGCGCGATCTTATTATTGGAAATGACAGGGTAGTTCGCCAATGCAGTTGGTGAATAATACAGCGGTTGCCACCAGGAACTGAGAATCAGTGGAGATGTACTGTCACTGTTCTTCTTGGCGTATTTCAGCACAATGTCGTTGAAGTGGACTTTGTCTGCCACATTGTTGAACTCGAACTGAATATCATATTCCTTCGCAGAGGCAATATAGTTACCGTTATCGATCTGTGTCACTTTATAATCAGGTGTTTCCTTCGGCTCGCCCCATTCCTTCAAATAAATGAAGGCAGATGTCTTCGGCTGGAATTGTACATCGGCGTCAATACCTTCGCTACGCAGCAAACCAACCAACTGTACAGCATGCTGAATATTATCGTGGCCGTAGGTAAGTGTCAGTTCATCGATAAAGTTGGAATCAAAGCGGCTATCCTTCAGGTTATAACCTGTTACGAGATCATCTCGCAGCGCCTGATCCACAATCTTTCTCAGCTCAGGTGATTCGATCAGATCCGCTGTGCGATATGCAGCATACAGTTTGGAATAGATGTCCGCATCGCCGGAACGCCCAATCTCATGTTTGTATTTCCCTTGACTGACCAGTACGCGTCCAAGCAAAGTATTAGCGAAATCTTTACTTGCTACGCCACCTTTAAGGAGAGCGGGGTATAGGCTTTCGGGAATCAGGCCTGTATCGATCGCTGCAGCCAGTTCCTGTGCGGCTTGTCCCTGAACACGGTTCGGGTTAATGCCAACTTTGGCAAGCGCTTTGGCTGTTTTCTCTGCAGGATATGTATAAGCCAGTTCCTTGAATCCGGCTGTTTTCACCGCGATGAAGACCGCTGCATAAGTGCTCAGTTGATCCTTGGCACGTACTTCTGTACCCGTAAGAACCCCATTATTGTACAAGGATACGGCAGCATCATATGAAGAATCACCAGAAGACAGATCGGTAAAGACAGGAGCTTTGGCTTCACTGTCACTTGCTTGAGTTGCTTCCGTGATGGCTGCAATGGCTTGAATGAAATCACCTTTGGTAATCTGTTGCGGCAATTGAATGTTATATTTCGCTTGCAAGAATTGAGCAAAATCCGCTGCGCTCTCCGTATAGGCAACTGGCGCCTGAGCCACCGGTCCTTTGACACTTTGTGATGTGGTTGGTTTAGCCGGAGTTGCAGATGCTGCAGAAGCGGAAGCAGGCAAGCTTAGGCTGCCGAGTGTTACCGGAGCGGCGAGTAGGGCCGCCAACGTGATCTGGGTGATTTTTTTCAAATGAATAGCCTCCTTAAAATGGGTTGGAAATTAATTAGCTTTGGGTTATAATTCTGACAATTCCTATCAGAATAGAATAATTGGATTGACTTTAGCACGGAGACGCGCTGGATGTCAACGAAAAAAAGCTTGATACAGAACGGTTTCCAAAGCTTGGTAGAAAGTGAATTGTCAATTATATTCTATTTGAGTGTATACGCTCAAAGATTTATTGACAAGGATCGACAGTATCCGCTAGGATAAGAAAAAAGAATGTTGAAAAGGGGTATTTTCAAAATGAAAAGAGGTTTATCGTTCGTCTTATCGATCATCATGTTGGCTATTTTGTTAGCAGCTTGTGGAAATTCGGCTTCCAAAGACGAACAATCCGCCCAAGGCAGTGATTCGGAGAAATCTCTTCGGATGGCCCTCGTACTTCCCGAAAAAATAGGGGTTAACCCTTTCTTTGTACAGATGGATGAAGGCTTCAAAAAAGCAGGTGAAGAATTCAAAGTAGATACCAAGACGATTGAATCGACAGACCCGGCAGCATTTGAACAAAATCTGCGTGCTGCGGTTGCCGAGAATTATGATCTGATTATTACAGCAACTTTCCAGGCAGAAGATGCATTGAAGAAAGTCGCAGCAGAGAATCCGGACAAGTCTTTTGCAATTGTAGATACAACCGTTGATCTTCCTAACGTTCGTAGCGTTGGTTTCCGTGAATATGAAGGGGCGTACCTGCTCGGTGCAGCTGCTGGATTGTCCACCAAAACAGACAAAGTCGGCATGATCGCAGCAATGGATGTACCATTGATCAAGAAATATACGGAAGGGTTCAAAGCTGGATTGGAATCCGTTAATCCGGATGCAGAATTCCTCGTGAACTATGTAGGTGGATTTAATGACCCGGCCAAAGCAAAAGAATTGGCGCTGGTACAATTCGGCAAAGGCGCTGATTTCATCGCTGGCGCATCCGCTGTAGGTGATCTCGGCGTGTTCGAAGCAGCGAAAGAAAAAGGATTCTACACTTCCGGTCAGGATACGGACCGTACTGTTGAAGACCCGGAACATATCGTATTGTCTCAATTGAAGTCAACCGATACGGTTGCTTATGAGACCGTGAAAGATTTTGTTGAAGGCAACTTCAAAGCAGGTGCAGTAAACTATGGTTTGAAAGAAGACGGTGTAGGCCTGACTTACGTTACACGTGATAGCGAATCCCCATTGAATGCTTTTGTTGGACAAGAAGTGATCGACAAGGTTAAAGCAATCAAGGATGATATTGTATCCGGCAAAATCGTAGTTAAAGATCCATTGCAACAATAGTTTTGAATGTTCTTTTCAATGAATGAGTGATGGAAATGATCAGCCGGCTGCCCGATCAGGCAGCCGGTTTTGCTGCTATTAAATGACCGAGTCCGAGGGGAGCGAACGCGAGATATGCTGTTGGAGATGGAGCAGATTACGAAGAAGTACGGCGGCTTCACCGCTAACCGTGACATCCGTTTTAATTTGCGTGAGGGAGAGATTCATGCCCTGGTAGGTGAGAATGGAGCCGGTAAAACAACCTTGATGCGTATGCTGTACGGTATGGAACAGCCCACGTCAGGCACAATCAAAGTCCGCGGACGTGAGGTGAGCTTTGCCACGCCATCCCAGGCGATGGCAAGTGGCATCGGCATGGTGCATCAGCATTTCATGCTGTTCCCTTCCTTTACGGTGGCGGAGAACATCGTGATCGGACGCGAACCGGCTAAGGCAGGCGCATTTGACCGCAAAAAAGCAGCGGCTCAAGTAAACGAGCTTGGCAGAAAATATGGTATGCCGGTCGACCCGTGGAAAAAAGTGTCCGAGTGCCCGCTTGGCATGCAGCAGCGTGTTGAAATTCTCAAGGTGCTGCATCAGGGCGCAGACATCATTATATTGGACGAACCTTCGGCGGTATTGACACCACTTGAAGTGAAGGAATTGCTGGCGAATATGAAATCTCTCGCCAAGCTGGGCAAAACCTTTGTACTGATCACGCACAAGCTGCAAGAAGTCATGGATGTAGCCGACCGGATCACGGTGCTTCGGGATGGTCAGGTGACAGGTACGTTGGAAGCGAAGGATACACATGTGGAAGAATTGTCCCGTCTGATGGTTGGTCGTGAACTTGTGCGTATGGACAAGCAGCCATCGGTTCCAGCGGAAGCGGTGCTTCAGGTGGAAGGGATCAATCTGTCCGGAGCGAAGGATCGTTCGGCGCTCAAGGAGATCCATATGGAGGTTCGAAAAGGTGAGGTCGTTGGTATAGCGGGTATCTCGGGTAACGGCCAGTCGGAACTGATTCAGGTCATTGCCGGACTGCGTAAGGCGGATAGTGGTCGCGTCTTGCTCTCCGGGCAGGATACAACCAACTGGCCGGTACGGCGTATCCGCGAGCATGGACTTGCTCATATTCCGGAAGATCGTTATATGTGGGGAGCGGCCAAGGATGCGAGTGTTCGCGAGAACGGGCTAATGGGACACCATCATCGCTTGCAGTCACGCGGCATTATCAAAGCCAAAGCAGCAAGAACAATGGTAGAGAGCTGGATCCAACAGTTCAGCATCAAGACAGGTTCTGCGGAGACCAAGGCACAGTTTCTGTCTGGAGGAAACTTGCAGAAGCTGATTGCTGCCCGTGAATTTGCACAGGATACACCGTTTCTGATTGCAGCCGAACCAACACGTGGTGTGGATATCGGAGCGATGGAGACAATCCATGCTGAATTGCTGCGCAAACGTAGCGAGGGCGCGGGTATTCTGCTCATTTCATCGGAGTTGTCCGAAATTTTGCAATTATCTGATCGGATTATTGTCATGTATGAAGGCGAAATTGCCGGAGAACTGAGAGCAGAGGAAGCAACTGAGGAACAGATCAGCTTGTTAATGGCAGGAGGGAAAGAGCGGATATGAATCGGGTAAAAGAAACACTTCGCGGACTCGTGCAGCCGCTGCTTGCCGTATTCATCGGTCTGATTGCAGGGGCTGTAGCGATTCTGATCGTTGGCGGTGATGTGGTAGATACGTATGCGGAGATGTGGAAAGGAGCCTTTGGCAACTTCTACTTCTTCACCAATACGTTGGCTCGTTCCACACCAATCATCTTGGCGGGGCTTGGCGTAGCATTGGCATTCCGTGCCGGATTTTTCAATATGGGAGCCGAAGGCCAGATGATTCTTGGAGGGCTCAGTGCCGCGCTCACGGCGCTCTATCTGCCAGGGCCAGGCTGGTTTGTGTGTATTGCTGCGATTGTGGCTGGTATTGTTGCCGGAGGAATCTGGTCCCTGTTTGCTGGTTGGCTGGATGCTCGTTTCGGCATGAATCTGTTGATTACAACCTTACTACTTAACTATATTGCCATTTATTTTGGTGGATACATGGTCTCCTATCCATTCAAGGATCGGACTGGATCTGCAGCGATGGCTCAGACACCCATGATTGATCAGAGTATCTGGTTGCCGAAGTTGTTCCAGGGCATGGGGCTACATGCAGGCTTCATCATTGCCATTGTAGCGGCCATTCTGATCTATTGGTTCACGCATAAAACGGTGACCGGTTACGAGATCCGCATGCTCGGCAGCAACCCGTCCTTTGCAACCTACGGTGGTGTTCGCCGCATTCGCATGATGATGCTGTCCATGGTCATCAGTGGTGGACTTGCTGGACTCGCGGGTGCGGGGGAAGTGCTCGGTACACAGTACCGTTTCCTTGATGGCTCATTGTCATCGGCAAGTTACGCATGGAGCGGCATTATGGCCACGTTGCTTGCCCGCTCGCATCCACTCGGTACAGCTGTAGCAGCTATTTTGCTGGCTGCGCTACAGACGGGTGCCATGGGGATGGAACGGAACACGGATGTACCGCTGGAAGTTGGCAGTGTCATCCAAGCTGTATTGACGTTATTTGTATCAGCTCAGATCGGTTATTCATTCCTGAAGCGGAGAAAGGAGAAAAAGTCCAATGCAACAACTGTTTGATGCAGCCATGTTTGGCTCAACCTTGCGGATTATGACTCCAATCCTGCTTGCAGCGCTCGGTGGGGCTTTATGTTCTCGTGTAGGTCTGTTTAACGTGGGTCTTGAAGGACTGGTTCTGATCGGTGCGTTCTCCGCTATTGTCGGTAATTATCTGTTTGGCAATGTGCTGCTGGCGGTACTCTTTTCCATTATAATTGTGATGTTATTCTCGGCGCTCTTTGCCTTTATAAGCATTAATCTGAAGGCCAATGCCATCGTGGTCGGGATCTCGCTCAACTTCCTGGCTGCGGGGGTGACGACCTTTGCATTGCGTGCGATTTTTGATGTAAAAGGTGCATACTACGACAAAGACATGGTTGGACTTCCCAAGTGGGATATTCCGCTGATTAAGGACATTCCGTGGGTCGGCGATGTAATATCGGGACATAGTCCTCTGGTCTACCTCGGCATTGTGCTCGTGATTGCACTGCAATTTTATCTGTTCAAAAGTGTATCCGGCTTCCGCCTGCGCTCCGTCGGGGAGAACCCGATTGCAGCGCAGAGCATCGGGATCAAGGTACGCGGTATTCAGTATGGTGCCGTTCTGATGTGCGGTGTGTTGTGTGCTCTGGCTGGAGCACAGTTGTCGCTCGGTCAGGTAACGATGTTTACCGAAGGCATGACTGCTGGTCGTGGTTTTATCGCGCTGGTAGCAACGATGCTGGGGCAAGCGAATCCGCTTGGCGTGATGGGCTCCAGTGTACTGTTTGGTTTCATGGAAGCATTAAGTATTCGTCTGCAAGGATTCTCCCTGCCAACGCATTTCACATTGATGCTGCCGTATATTGTGACGCTGGTCGCGATGTTCTTTTTCAAAGACCGTACCTATGCACAGGATGCACTGAAAGCGGGCGGAAGCTCGCGTTAATTCTGAATGTCTATGTTAGAGACAGTAAAAGAAGGAGGAATTCCACTTGCATAACAAGGCTGAACGTTTGAAAAAAAGTAAAACCCCGGCACCCAAAACAGGTAACGATCACGGAGATCGGCTGCCGCCAGGACAGATGCTGACGGAGAAATTCCCGATTCTGCATGAAGGGGAAGTGCCGGAATATGACCTGTCCACCTGGGACTTGAAGGTATTCGGCGAAGTGGAGGAAGAGAAGGTGTTCTCTCTAGCTGAGTTACAGGCGATGCCTCAGGTGAACACGGTGAGTGATATTCATTGTGTTACCCGCTGGTCGAAATTCGATACGCCGTGGGAAGGTATACGCTTTTCCGATTTTGTGAAACTTCTGGGGGTTAAGCCAGAGGCAAAATACGTCATGATCCATGCAGATCATGATTATGAGACAAATGTACCGCTCGAAGAATTGATGCATGATGATGTATTGCTTGCATTCAAATATAACGGTGAGCCACTAACACCCAAACATGGTTTTCCACTGCGTATGGTTGTGCCACAACTTTACTTCTGGAAGAGTGCGAAGTGGATACGTGGTCTGGAGTTTATGACAGAAGACCGTAACGGATTCTGGGAAGTGAATGGCTTCCACCATTTTGCCGATCCGTTCAAGGAACAACGCTTCTCGGGTGAAGATCTGCCGATTCCGGAAGACGAGTGGACGAAGAAGGAGTTTGATTAAAGATAGTTTGATTATAGAGGTTGTTCAAAAAGTCCGCTTTTGATTACGAATCATGCCTAGTAGCATCATCAGCATCGAAGATGAAATTCAGCCGAAATGTCCGTTGCTCACGTAGTTTCCCTACGCTCCGCTACTCCATTTCTAGCTTCATTCCATCTTCTCGGTACTGAAAAACAGAATTTTTGAACATGTACTTATAGAAAGTTTGATTAAAAGGAGTGGATGAACATGTTGCTGCCCATTTTGCAAATTCATTCGGAAGACATGCCGGCGTATGCTATCGTGTGTGGTGACCCGGCACGTGCGGAGAAGATTTCCCACAAGCTGGATGGGGCGAAGGAACTCGCATTTAGCCGCGAATATCGTACCTTTGTAGGAGAATTCGAAGGTGTGCAGATGGCTGTGGTCAGCCATGGCGTAGGTTCACCGGGAGCGGCTGTCTGCTTCGAGGAGCTGATTCGGGCAGGTGTAACGACGCTGATTCGTGTAGGTACGGCAGGCTCGTATACCGCCGATTATCCGGCGGGCAGTGTCATTGTCAGCACGGCAGCTGTTCGTTCGGACGGGCTGACACGCCAACTGGTACCGGATGGTTTTCCTGCGGTTGCCGATATCAGCGTTACGAGCGCATTGATCGCTGCGGCCCGTGGGGTGGATAGCGGCGCAAGCAACGCAGCAACCGTTAGCGAAGCGGGAACGCCAGCCCTGAGCGATGGTAAAGTCGGCGTGGGAATTACGGTGACGCTGGATGCCTTCTTCGCCGGGGTGGAGGAGATTCCGCATCGCAAATACAAGCAGGCGGGTGCACTTGCCGCCGAGATGGAGATTGCGGCGCTTTACATTGTCAGCACCCTTCGCGGTGCGCGTGCCGGGGCAATTGTTGCCATCGACGGCTTCGCAGACAGCGATCTGGCCGCCGAGTATGATCCGCATACAGATGCGGTAACCCACGCGGTGGAACACGAGATTGAAGCTGCGCTGCGTGCGCTGGCTGCACTGGCTCGCCAGGATTCGTAATAAGGGGAATGACTCGACTTTCGTTTGTTGGTTGATCAATGGAGTATGGAATGTGTAAGAGGAATAGACTAACGAAAAATCCGGATTTCCTTCTAAGGAGTCCGGATTTTTCGTTAGTCTATCGAAGTATAAATAATATAAGGTGCATGATCTGTTTTAATGTGAGCTCTCATGAAATCCTGTGATTAACAGATGTGATAGAACCCCACAGTTTTTTCACAAAAGACAATTAACCAATAACTGCAACTTTGAATCGATTATGTTTGCACTGCTGGAACTGAGTTTTATTAGTTATAGTCTCCTCTCACCTTGTAATGGGCGGGAACAACAGGATTCACACGAATTGGAATCTGGGAGGAAGTAAATATTCGACAAGAGAAGACACATGTGAACTTATGTATGTTTTTTTTTATTTTTTTAGGATGAACATTCATGCTACTTCATTTCAAAGTATGGTTTA
Proteins encoded in this region:
- a CDS encoding sulfite oxidase-like oxidoreductase, whose amino-acid sequence is MHNKAERLKKSKTPAPKTGNDHGDRLPPGQMLTEKFPILHEGEVPEYDLSTWDLKVFGEVEEEKVFSLAELQAMPQVNTVSDIHCVTRWSKFDTPWEGIRFSDFVKLLGVKPEAKYVMIHADHDYETNVPLEELMHDDVLLAFKYNGEPLTPKHGFPLRMVVPQLYFWKSAKWIRGLEFMTEDRNGFWEVNGFHHFADPFKEQRFSGEDLPIPEDEWTKKEFD
- a CDS encoding nucleoside phosphorylase, whose protein sequence is MLLPILQIHSEDMPAYAIVCGDPARAEKISHKLDGAKELAFSREYRTFVGEFEGVQMAVVSHGVGSPGAAVCFEELIRAGVTTLIRVGTAGSYTADYPAGSVIVSTAAVRSDGLTRQLVPDGFPAVADISVTSALIAAARGVDSGASNAATVSEAGTPALSDGKVGVGITVTLDAFFAGVEEIPHRKYKQAGALAAEMEIAALYIVSTLRGARAGAIVAIDGFADSDLAAEYDPHTDAVTHAVEHEIEAALRALAALARQDS